Sequence from the Montipora foliosa isolate CH-2021 chromosome 12, ASM3666993v2, whole genome shotgun sequence genome:
GATCATAAGTAGTATTAAACTGTACAAACCAAAGACTCTCCTGATTTAGATCTTTTATAATATCAAAGTCGTGTTATTACTTTGAGCTGTTTGCGTTCAATAAGCAGGCTTTTAGGGTAGAATTTACGAGAAATTCTTCAGCAGATTCGTAGAATATTTGCTATGCTAAGCTTTCTTCACCTGTGACAGTCagtttaactggaattttcatGAAGTCCTCTTTTTAACTTACCCCACTATACTCTGATGCTATTTCCATCAACTGATGTCCATTTTCAACGAGGAAATCGTCCACTTTCAAGCAAAAGAGTTCACGGTTGGAAGTGAACAAGAAGGCAGACATTTTGAAGTACTTCCCAGAAGTGGTACCGCGAGAGAACTGGGAACCATTTGAAAAATGTAGGGGTGGGAATGGGGTGTATAGGAGACGGAAAAACGCGAACCCCTACTCCATGGAGGACCCTATGGAGTACCTAGatggagtacccctaaaaatcatCTATCAGTCAAATTTAGTTAATTAACACCGTGGCGAGGTATTTAAATGTACATACCTTTATTTATGTTGAGCCTTCCAGCTCTCTATATTGTTACAGTTTGATGCAGTTCACaaattggccgccatcttgaaatttcgtaggtatttcatgtatccctaattatagtgtatttaactTTTTGCATATTTAGACAAATATTAAAACAAATGCGTACATTGTATCCATACCCCTGTATGCCCATATATGCCGGGGAATGCCCATAAAGTGTGTATCTGACGAAAGTACCATGaacaaataaagttttccatCCATTCTATATGGGAATACATGGGCCTGTATGGGTATTCAGCTGGAATATATAGTTTTGtatatttgtctaaaaatacactataattaacaattattccatgagcgcgtgttggatatgagatgatagatagccaacgaggcgcgtagcgccgacttggctataatcatctcgtatccaacaagcgcaagtCATGAAGGCTAATCTATCTCTTGCATTTCTTCGGCGAAACCTGAGTAGTTGTCCCGAGGGAGTGAAAGAGGCAGCCTACAAAGCCATTGTGAGGCCTCACGTGGAATACACAAGCTCAGTTTGGGACCCTGACttaaaaaaacatgttaaacaAATAGAGGGAGTACAAAGAAGAGCTGCACGCTTCGTTAAAAACTGTTACACGCGAGAAACAGTTATACAAACCTCTTGAACGAATTAAACTGGATACCCCTGAAGAAGCGAAGAACAATCTCGCGTTTAACCTTGTTCCACAAAGCAATTCACGGTGATGGCGGCCTGGTCTTCCCAGACTATGTTACGAAGCACAGAAGagttttaaccctttaagccccgtggggttccccattgacgagtaaagtcgtctggcgttagacagagtaaaatctataagtggcactattgggagtgaaagggttaatggggacatagtttttgagtgaatctagctgttgttaaccctttaagccccgtggggtttcccattgacgagtaaagtcgtctggcgttagacagagtaaaatctataagcggcactattgggagtgaaagggttaatggggacatagttttcgagtgaatctagctgttgttaaccctttaagccccgtggggttccccattgacgagtaaaatcgtctggcgttagacagagtaaaatctacaagtggcactattgggagtgaaagggttaatggggacatagtttttgagtgaatctagctgttgttaaccctttaagccccgtggggttccccattgacgagtaaaatcgtctggcgttagacatagtaaaatctacaagtggcactattgggagtgaaagggttaatggggacatagtttttgagtgaatctagctgttgttaaccctttaagccccgtggggttccccattgacgagtaaaatcgtctggcgttagacagagtaaaatctacaagtggcactattgggagtgaaagggttaatggggacatagtttttgagtgaatctagctgttgttaaccctttaagccccgtggggttccccattgacgagtaaaatcgtctggcgttagacagagtaaaatctacaagtggcactattgggagtgaaagggttaatggggacatagtttttgagtaaatctagctgttgttaaccctttaagccccgtggggttccccattgacgagtaaaatcgtctggcgttagacagagtaaaatctataagtggcactattgggagtgaaagggttaaggaactctagccaaaacaagtttattgAACTGCTGCCAAATACTGAGACTTATAAGAATAGTTATTTTTGTAGAACTGTCAAGGACTGGAACGTGTTGCCAAGCGAAATTGTTAACATCAAGTCTGCAGATcgttttaaaaaagttttatttgaGTACTTTAGTCAATGATGAATTTTTAATATTGCATAATGATtgatgcttattattattattattattattattattattattattattattatcatttatggaattttttattcattttatttaggCGTCTTGCATGGTGGTAACCTGTTGCAGGACTATAAATTTTTGAATAAAGGTTGAATTTCTCGTGCTGGCTACGcatctacgcgtggctacgcgtcaaaattaaagctaagagtaccggtgttcgtagtgttttgctaatgctaatgctaaccctaaccctaaaatgCCTTTTTGTGTATGAAATGATTTACCGAAACGAAATGTAGGCATATGTAGAGTAAGTATTGcaattgtattattgtaagtagcacctgtaattgtaagtgcatggtattgtaagtagtgcgtacgcaattcaattgttaaatagttttgatggtAAATATAACCGATTTTAGTAGTTGTtaattgtgtaatttttgtaaattgtgtaagtagatgtaccagtgttgtaagtagtgtgaatcataataaaaagctatgtgtcaaaaaaaaataaaaattatggcATAGAACAACATGACTTTGACACATTCCTCTCTGTGGCCGGAGGAACTACACTCGTCCATACTCGTTACCAGATTTCGCTTCCTAGTTTCTTCCGTTGCCATATTCCGTGATCACTCGTGATCACCAATTTAAATTAGTTGCTACGCGTAGCCACTctccgtagccggctacgcgtaaataagaaaaagtcccggggtattctgcaatttagccttTTAATTAACTACAAAGTTACTTATAGTCTTTCCCCGCTCCTGAACTTCTGGGCCTCCCCATGAAACAGATATGATAAAAATGTTCATCTCAGTGACTGAGTGCTAACATTGGGAAGTGACACCAGCTGGCAGCTGGCATCACACAACTCCACTCGAAGGGGGTTCGTACGCCGGAGGAGGATCGATATAATCAGGACCTTTTCCTTGCTCGGTGTATTGATTACTGGCCTCTTCTTGCATGCCTCTGTAGATCTTAAAGTGAAGGTAGGCCTCAGCAGCGAACAAAGCAAGGCAAATGAAACCGAAGAACGCCGATGCCCCTGCGGAAGCTTTGTCTGAGACACACGAAACGTTTGCACACGAAGCCATCAAAGAGGAGCCAAGCAAAAAACCAAAGGCTGCTAGACCACAGAGAACGCAAAAGATCGCCGGATGGCGAAAGATCCAATAAAGCCTTTCCCACAAGCCCATAAGATGAATAATCATGTCGATCAAGGCGTTGATAAATGCGATCCAAGCGACCCACGTAAGGAACCCGACTCTTGGGCCACAGCCGCACCACACCCAGGAAATCCCAAAGTCGCTGATCGCTGCAGTTAGAAGTGTGAGAATGAGTTCTGCAGCTTTGAGCTTTCCAATCCAGGTTTTCGTGATAAAATCCAAGGAGAACTTGACTAACCCTGCCGCTGGTTCGGCCATTTTGAACGTTTATCACGTGTTCAGTTCAGGGTGGATTTTTCTGTCAATTGTCACaatctattcttggttttcacgtgacgtcatcaaaactaaaaaaaaaaaaaagggaattatcaatccttttgagattttggtttagttattagaacagctgaaaacttgtcttttcacatatttacagtttgatagggtttttcgtcttgtgatgaagcaaggttgaatttctaagcttttgcgtgacacgatataAAAATTGGGGTCGAGAATGCTATCACGaaggttaaaaaagtgacttatctgctgagattttgcaatctgaacagtccttgtatgagaataagtactcacatagatgtttatgagccctcagaagacgactactggctttttatagcaaacgtcgatgacatatgtttttgtcagcttccggccgccatatttgtgcccctgagagggacacagacatggcgtctccatacaaagccttataaatttgagtaaaacatttcttcgaatatctcccgcacgaaacatcgcacagacctgaacctttgtgagactgtttgaatattcatcttcttttatctctttgattcttgacctTATTTGtagaatggttttgatgatggtgtgacagtgaaaaccggcaatctCCGGATTGCGTGACCAGTCAAAATTGTAACGTTGACATGCTACATGTTTGTAACGAAAATTTTGACACTGCATGAGGAAGCAAATCGTAATCTACACAGTAAAAGTGGGAAGAACTATGGGTCTGCTAAATCtgtgagccagcgagccatgcgattttgcatttaagtctaagcacccatttcaaatagtgccgATAAACAGtcattaagtctaagcacccattttaaaacggttagctttcaataactgtgtgactcgcatgttgactcgcatggctcgccatgttggctcgcatggctcgcagtcatggctcgcatggctcacTGGCTCGCACATTAGTACAACTCAAGAACTATTGGGTACCTTCCTTCTTGTAGTCTTTTCTTTTTACATATGTCCAACTTTCGCATGGCCACTGTGGCTATGCAGCACAGGATACAAAATCTAAATTTCTgatatattaattttgtgaaagccaGGCATGAACCAATACAGGGGAGATGAAATGTGCACTTTGTCTAATGTTATACAGCATGCAGAGGGATAGTTCTTCTCTACAAATTTGAATTCCAGTCAATGATTGTTTCTCACAATTGCTGCAACAGTTATCAAAGCACACCCACTTAACACAGAAACCAACAAAGTAGATCTGAATAAGCCAATGACAGTGCTGAACACCACTTATCACCCAGTTCAATGGCAGTGATTGGTGGCAGCAAAAAACTTAACTGACGTTTTACCACTCGAATGTTGCGGAGTCCACATGTTTATAAAAGGGGCAGTAAGGCAGAGTTTGTTTTTCACCAAGCAGATGCACTGGCAACGAACGCAAACTCAAAAGTAATGAACCTTTGATAAAACATAATacaattaataatatttttgagCAAGTAACACGTGCATCTGTGTCTCAGTGTCAGGGtggtggtgcagtggtgagagcactcgccttccactaatgtggcccgggttcgattcctggtCCCGGtgttatatgtgggttgaggttgttattggttctctccttactccgagaggtttttcttcgggtactccggttttcccctctcctcaaaaaccaacacagccaaattccaattcaatccggaatgcacggacacatgttgaacaAGCTCCTGAgtgctcttaaggtgttccatGGGTAAacaatttccatttccatttctctGACTTGTGACTATACTTGAGTCACTACCAAAAACCAGGGTTACTCTGGGGCATAAGATGAGGAATTAAAATAGCTGGATTTTACAAAGTGATCAAAATCCATTTCAAAATCATCCTTGGATCCTTTGGCTTTGTCGTTTTATTCTTAGCTTTTCAACATTGGCTTTAAATGTTGAAAGGAAGAATGGACTCATTTTGGCTCACTGGACAACAAGGCAGAAAAAGACAGAGTGGTTTAAATGTAATTTGTagaagtaaaaaacaaaaccatttgCTTGAATCTGTAATGTTCAACAGGCATAGCTGAACCATGTTAAATTCATAAATTCCTTAAAGGAGTTAGTAATATTTAAGAGTAAAAATCAGCAATATCAAAGTAGCCTGAGAGCAGGCTCACTAAATTAATTTCGCAGCCTAATGGGAGTCATTGAAATGTTGCTCGGCAACTTTGATATTGCTGATTTTTATTCTAAGAATGCTCTAAATGCTGAACCTTGTGCTGTCCGGAGTCAGTAATAAACATTTTTAAGACATGAGAAGCTGTTGCCTTAAGGGATGATATCTGGCTCAGGACACAAGAATATAAAAAATAGAttaggaaagaaaaaaagctcTATAAGATGGAACGATATGAACCAATATAAAACATTTTACACCGTTGATCAATATCTAAAACATACCACTGATCCAATTTGGCCTTCCAAGCTGTTGGAAATACGAATAAGCAggccactactttaaatagtttttattCCGCTATTATAAATTAGAAAGTTTTCGCTCTTAAGCCAGTGATACATGGTTCAATGaccaacaaatgttgcagctgttgttcaacaaatgttgaacagtgtgtcatgccatgttgaaatatgccattcaacacgttgaacgttgttgaacaAAAATGGAGatcagctctattccgttcaaccTATCTGTGCAACATGGTTCAACATCTGATGAGCAAAGAATGTTGCAGGATGTTGAACCATGTGTAATCGGCACTCCTGGGTAATGTATTCTTTTATTAGTGTTAATGCACACGACTCTTTAGAAGACCACTTTTCGCGATAAGGATCAAGATCCTGTGCTTAAATAAATCATAAACATTATTATAATACTTTTAATTTTGCAATCCTGATAGTTTTCTTTTAAGTAGTAACATTGCCTCTGTCACGTGTGTGCAGTTTCTTGTAAATATCAAAGGTTCAACACAAACCCATAGCTCCTCTTATTCTTTTCGTTTGACATAAAAGTTCTGGACTCTTAACTTGTATATTAGCTGTTTTTCACATTTTAACCACACTGCTTGCCGCACTGCACGCTGTCTAACCAAATGACTTTCGTCCACGCCAAGCACAATGTTTGAAAACGGAAAATGAATTGATTTACGTTACGTTGCTTTCACATTTGAGGCCAACACCTGTTATCAGGCTTCCAATAAATTTGAGTGACCAGAGGTTTGTTCTTTAACCCAAAAGAAGTAGCTAACATGTCCTGATACATGGTGTACAAAAATTGCAAGCGCAAAATGTGGTATGAACGCATCGGATTGACACTGTCATCACACGACTCCGCCAGACGAACTATAGGGTGGAGGAGGGCCCACAGGTGGTTCGATGTAATCAGGAGCTTTGCTTTGCCCAGAAGTTTGCTGCCTAGCTTCGTCATTCATGCCCCTGTAGATAGTGAATTGAAGGTAGGTCTCGCCCACGAACAAACCTAGACAAACGAAACCGAAGAACGCCGCTACACCAGTGGTTGTTGGATTTACAACACACAATTCTATGGCACAGGTAGCGCTGAGTGCGGAACCGATTATAAACCCAAGGACTGCCAGGATGCAGAGAACGCAGAAGAGTGCAGGGTGGCGGAAAATCCAATGAAGCCTTTCCCACAAGCCAATAAGATGGATAATCATGTCGATTAGGATGTTGATAAAAGCGGTCCACGAGACGAAAGATAAGAAACCAAGTTTGGCGCTACAGTTACAGTAATAATAGGATTCAACAGAGGATGCACAAGCACCAGCTAAAAGTGTGAAAACAAGCTCTGCAACTTTCAGCTTTCCAATCGGGGTTTTCGTGATAAAGTCAAAAGACAACTTGATTAAACGGTCGCCAGGTTGTTCCGCCATATTGCTCTCATTTAGAGGATTCGTGACTCAACATAAAGGAGAAAGTGGGGAATATTGCGTTCGCTTTCTTCATATCTTAAACGACCTCGTTCCCAGTGTCTTTCCTCTCCCCACcgtaaaggaaaattttcagaTGTAATGCATTTCCGgttgttgttttttgaaatTCGTCTGTTCCGCAAACTATTTAGATTCACGTCcacgttgtttttgttgtttcattCATGCACATTTGACAAAAATGGTGATATTGCGTATGGACTGGCTGAGAGGAATAATATTTGAACGGGAAAATGAAAAGTTGTAGACGCCGAgtaatgcatcaatcaattccagcggtgccctcccccccccccccccccgggcaaccgcggggcatttgctcaagttgtcagTCCCCGGTGTGTGGCATTCGCAATTTAATCGCGGCCCGGGGCTAAACATTAGCCTACCCCGGGgcgacccccgggcatttgacacacgtgttttcgaattaacatggaCGAGTTTATcagaaaagacgaggccttcgttagagactggcttgtccgtcacggactcgaaaaacttgtggatgtttttaaaggtatgttttctgaattttaggtatttcttcatttatacttgtaagcatatgaatatataaaagtgacaaggtgaactaatatcacaaaacaatcactgacgtgcAGACTGAGTAAACAcgactacttcgcatttcgcTTTCAAAACTAGCCAAGCAATATATAAATTCATGAAAGTGGCGTTAAAATACAGAAGGtttgcgaattcaaatgatgcgcTCTTCAAGACAAATCTTGCGAACTTAAAATGCgattcatcatcatttaaaatgtcttgattcttcagagcgacaaggtgaactatatttggtttatcaaaaaACGATCACCGACGTGAACACGGCTATTTcgatcccgggggcggggcatttgccctctttcttcgtccccactCTGGGGCatttgggacatcttcatgtgtCCCCACCCCAGGGAATTTgcccaatttttttaaaaaaatgctaatgcccTCGGGgtagcccggggggggggggatgggcactgccggaattgactgatgcataactAAGCTCATGGTGTTGTGTATAGAGGACACTGTAAAAGCGTGAGTTTTTGTGGAGTTTTGAAGCAaccaaccgtggacaatcttcctgtcggtgtacgttggatcagtagggaccttaagcaaggacgacgacgaatgcaaatttgcatatttagtggacaaaaacaatagctttgcacgccctgcacgtgcgttttacattttgagacATTTCTTTATCGTTGTtttcttgacaacgacgtgaaatgatcaaatttgaggtcatgtggaggacgagagcacctgacgatgaattcCAAGTTCCAAGCCGAGAAacatggagtaatcgcaaaattaatacagtaacgggaaataatatttttagactacgttctcgtagccgccgtcgtcgtcgtcctcgcttaaggccgggacacactaggcgataagtcgctgcgacacgtcgcggggacaactCGCCGCACACAAAAatagccttgtgtgacacggttaatttcatgaaaatcattgtcgctgcggcagaattttgtcgctgcgatcagtcgcacgaattcaaaccagtttaaagtTTTGGAAAGCGAAAGCGAAAGCGAAAGAAAgcgcgttgtcgcatcgtgtggacacttccggcaacaagtcgctgcgacaaaatataaatgaaccaatgagagagcgtcatatggtcagccatattgaattagaaaactagttcacattccccctcatacgagatcactgcgtatGCACCGCGGTAActggcgtcgtgtcgcagcgaagTACACATCATGGAGCAATTTGTCGCAGAGacaagtcgctgcgacttgtcgcctagtgtgtcccgccCTTTAAGGTCTCTAGTGGCAGTCAACGATAGTCGTCGATAAAATATGTGTTCGGGTGAGTCCGGCAAACtcttctaagaatttcggttctatgTTGCCagacagctacagatttctttactactGAAAAcctcacctaaaagattcgcaacctgGGAAaggtagtcccttacgttttcggattggatatttttgcaatttttggcactaaAAAAGGTCTCCTAGCAGCTTCGGATGAACAAATGGTTCgtttggaagttcttagaaggtaacgttcagctagcaatttctgaaatgaagatatcattccctaaaattttcggacactttaAATTTCAGCttagatatccgaacagatcaaattcttctaggtgataaaaacaacTCTTTAGTCAGCCTTCGTACATCACAAGGAGCTTAGAGATGTCTCAAATGTCTCCCAAAAGTCCcaaaaggcttttggcttaatttgctggTTGGTTGCTCTTGGATAACGGACATTCACCAAGCTGAAAAGCgtccgatcgctcaaagaaactATGCCATACTAGTATGATAAACAGGACGCCTATAAGGACGTATCCCggcgtgggatgcacaaacagttaacacaaattgtccagttacagtgaactacaaccacgggtaaacttcggaaaatggggagagattaccagaaagataaagctATAATCTAACtagaagttatttgttgtaaaacttttttatttaagttaGCATATAGTTTataacacctttttgttttAAGACGTTTACATTTTTATATAGTAGATAACCTAGGCttatattttaattatattgtacattgtagatattttattctatttatcttatttattttaatattgtaattagGGAGCGCTTTGGACAATTATTGGATTTTAGcactatataaataaagttattattattattattattattaaaaacagaaagagattatttcttattattaatCCTACTAAATTATCCAGTGGAAACAAcaaggccctattaggggttatcagtAATACAGGAGATTTAGGTAAAAAACTTATAGGGATATGGGatatttaggggggggggggatgcaGGATATTTAAAAAACCGAAATGGTATTATAGTGATACAAACCacaggaattaacgggataAAGTTCAGGATTTTTTGAGATACGGGATACTTAAATTCCTCCCTCCACTAATGGGGCCTCAACAATCAGCACAACAATACTGTCGCAATTCAGGTGTTATCCTAGACGAGGATATGTCTCTTGAACACCATGCATGTTGCTACTATTTGTAAATCCTGCTTTTTTCATTTaaggaacatttgcaaaatcaggaaacataTCAGCGTTAAGGCCTGTGAGACACTTATCCACGCATTCATTTCTTCTAATTAGATTTTTGCAACTCGCTTCTTTTATGGCCTGTCTACAACTGGTACAGAATGCTAC
This genomic interval carries:
- the LOC137978886 gene encoding uncharacterized protein is translated as MAEPAAGLVKFSLDFITKTWIGKLKAAELILTLLTAAISDFGISWVWCGCGPRVGFLTWVAWIAFINALIDMIIHLMGLWERLYWIFRHPAIFCVLCGLAAFGFLLGSSLMASCANVSCVSDKASAGASAFFGFICLALFAAEAYLHFKIYRGMQEEASNQYTEQGKGPDYIDPPPAYEPPSSGVV
- the LOC137978797 gene encoding uncharacterized protein codes for the protein MAEQPGDRLIKLSFDFITKTPIGKLKVAELVFTLLAGACASSVESYYYCNCSAKLGFLSFVSWTAFINILIDMIIHLIGLWERLHWIFRHPALFCVLCILAVLGFIIGSALSATCAIELCVVNPTTTGVAAFFGFVCLGLFVGETYLQFTIYRGMNDEARQQTSGQSKAPDYIEPPVGPPPPYSSSGGVV